A section of the Prevotella melaninogenica genome encodes:
- a CDS encoding trimeric intracellular cation channel family protein produces the protein MIYTDPHLVRTLQVILEFLGTFAFAISGIRHAAQKRFDWFGGYVCGFAVAIGGGTIRDTMLGVRPFWTANIMYVLCTGLALFLVILSRRWIQRLNNAWFVFDTLGLALFTIAGIQKTIALGHPFWVAVIMGCITGVAGGVIRDVLLNNIPVIFHKEIYAVASVAGGLIYWALFSLGLSLPITVIVTFLAICLIRFIAVGYHISLPTLQDDE, from the coding sequence TTGCGTTTGCCATATCGGGCATCCGCCATGCCGCACAGAAGCGCTTCGACTGGTTCGGAGGCTATGTCTGTGGCTTTGCCGTCGCTATTGGTGGCGGTACGATTCGTGACACTATGTTAGGAGTGCGACCATTCTGGACCGCAAACATCATGTACGTTCTCTGTACGGGGCTTGCGCTCTTCCTCGTCATCTTGTCGCGTAGGTGGATTCAACGCCTTAACAATGCATGGTTTGTCTTCGATACGCTCGGCTTAGCACTCTTTACCATTGCCGGTATTCAAAAGACTATCGCCTTAGGTCATCCCTTCTGGGTAGCCGTTATCATGGGCTGTATCACTGGTGTTGCAGGTGGTGTTATCCGTGATGTCTTATTGAACAATATACCCGTAATCTTCCACAAAGAGATTTACGCTGTGGCGAGTGTAGCAGGCGGACTCATCTACTGGGCACTCTTCTCACTTGGGTTGTCGCTTCCAATAACAGTTATTGTGACATTCCTTGCAATCTGTTTAATTCGTTTTATTGCAGTGGGTTATCACATCTCCCTTCCCACATTGCAAGATGATGAATAA